From Cellulomonas chengniuliangii, the proteins below share one genomic window:
- a CDS encoding ABC transporter ATP-binding protein codes for MTNSPSPRASASSLDGDHLPTPRGTAVRADRLEVGYGLPVSPPIDVTLDIGSALAVVGPNGCGKSTFLRTVVGLLPPVSGEVLVLEGEVDDRHRDFRADVAIELGDDAFFPALTVREHLLLTCYGHGVSDPAQVVDDELGHFGLTERADALPAALSSGQRRRLLLASVFARPRRLMVLDEPEQRLDTAMRGHLTRRLIEERDGGAVLMATHDARLVEEAATAVLVMSESGLRLVDPEAGARIVRDEL; via the coding sequence ATGACCAACTCCCCGTCGCCTCGTGCCAGCGCCAGCTCCCTGGATGGCGACCACCTGCCCACCCCACGCGGGACCGCGGTGCGTGCCGATCGGCTCGAGGTCGGCTACGGCCTCCCCGTGTCGCCGCCCATCGATGTCACGCTCGACATCGGGAGCGCACTGGCGGTGGTGGGGCCGAACGGCTGCGGCAAGTCGACATTCCTGCGGACCGTCGTCGGCCTGCTCCCGCCGGTGTCGGGTGAGGTGCTCGTGCTCGAGGGCGAGGTGGACGACCGCCACAGGGACTTCCGCGCGGACGTGGCCATAGAGCTGGGCGACGACGCGTTCTTCCCCGCGCTCACGGTTCGCGAGCACCTGCTGCTCACCTGCTACGGGCACGGCGTCTCCGATCCCGCCCAGGTGGTGGACGACGAGCTCGGCCACTTCGGGCTCACGGAGCGCGCCGACGCCCTGCCCGCCGCGTTGTCCTCCGGGCAGCGTCGCCGACTCCTGCTGGCCTCGGTGTTCGCCCGGCCGCGGCGGCTGATGGTCCTGGACGAGCCCGAGCAGCGGCTGGACACGGCGATGCGCGGGCACCTCACGCGTCGTCTGATCGAGGAGCGCGACGGTGGCGCCGTGCTCATGGCCACGCACGACGCCCGTCTCGTGGAGGAGGCGGCCACGGCCGTCCTCGTGATGTCCGAGTCCGGGCTGCGCCTCGTCGACCCTGAGGCTGGCGCCCGCATCGTGCGGGACGAGCTGTGA